The Ruania halotolerans genome contains the following window.
AACGCGGCCAGGTCCTCCCGCCCCCGCACGCGAGTGCGGTCAATCTCGCTCATTTCGCGAGATGTTCCCGAGATGTGGGGCACTCGCGAGCGATCGAGTGCGGTCTCGTCGCGGCGGCTCATGCGGACACCTGCGCACTCTCGTCGGTGACGGCACCGGGTACCGGTTGACCGGCGACGAACGCCTCCAGACCATCAAGGGTGAACTGGGTCAGTCGCCGGGTCTCGGTGCCGAGGGATCCGGCCAGGTGCGGGGTGACGGTGACGTTCGGCAGTGCGAGCAACGGGTGCCCGGCGGGCAGCGGCTCCGGGTCGGTGACGTCGAGGATCGCGTCCAGTCGGCCACTCGCGCACTCCGACAACAGCGCTTCGTGGTCCACAAGCGCACCCCGGGCGGTGTTGATGAGGGTGCCCCCGGCAGGCATCTGCGCCAGCTGGTCGGCGCCGATCATCCCCTGCGTTTCCGGCAGCAAGGGTGCGTGCAGGGAGAGGATCTCCGACTGGGCCAGCACCACGTCCAGCGGGGCGAGTTCGCCGCCCAGCCGGCGCACCTCGGCCGGATCGGCCATCGGATCGGCCACCAGGATCGGGCCGTGATCGAGCACGCGGAGCAGCTCGAGCACACGGCGGCCGATCTTCGAGAACCCGACCAGGCCGATCCTGCGGCCGTGGTTGGACAGCTGGGAGGTCTCGAACGAGGACTCCCAAGTACCGGGGTTCAGGCGTCCCTCGGCGGCAAGTGGGAGGGCCCGCTTGCCCGCGAGGATCACGGCAGCGAGTGTGTACTCCGCAACGGGGACGGCGTTCTGCTCGGCAGCGGTGGCCACGGCGATGCCACGCGAATGCACGCTCGGCGGGAGCAGGGCGCGCACACTTCCGGCGGCGTGCAGCACGGCGCGCAGCCGCGGCATCGCGTCCAGGTCCGTATCGGTGATCGGCGGGCATCCCCACGAGGTGAGCAGCACCTCCGTGAGCGCCAACCGCTCCGGCCCGACGGCGGCCAGGTCAGGTATGTAGGCGGGGTCGCCAAGGGTGGCGAGGGATTCGAGCCGGTGGTACTCCTCCGGGCCGAACTGTCGCTCGAAGGTGCCACGCGCCATCACCAGGGTGGTGTGGGGGCGGATGGTCGCCACGGCAACTCCTTCGATGCTGATCGAAAAACAATCAAAACGCTCTGTTACGATCGCTCACAGTAGATTCGATCATAAGGACTGTCAACCAGCGCGGCGTGGCGGCAAGCGTGCGATGGTGTGCGGCCGACTGTCTACGCTGGCACGAGGCGCGGAACACATGACAAAGGGGCGTGATGACGCAAACGACGGGTGATGACCCGAGGCTCGCTGGCGCAAGCTCGCGGCAGGCCGAGGTGTTGGCCGCCGTGACCGAGCGCGGCATGATCCGGGTGACGGAGCTGGCCGCGGAGCTTGGGGTCACCCCGGTGACGGTGCGGCGCGCTGTGGGCGAACTGGCCGATGCGGGACTGGTGCGCCGCGTGCATGGGGGTGCGACCGCCGTCGGCCCTCGCCCGAGCACCGCAGCCCGGCGGACCGGAACCTGGCCGGTGGCCGGATCCGCCGTCGGCAGCGGCAGCGCCGGCATGCTCGTGCCCTCGCTGGACTACTACTGGCCGGATGTGGCGCGCGGCGCGGAAGAAGAGGCGCAGCGCCTCGGGCTCCGCGTGACGCTGCGGGGGTCGGTCTATCACGCCCCGGACGAGCGCGGTGATGTGCAGCGGTTGATCGATGCGGGGGCGCGCGGACTCTTGATGGCGCCCACGTTGCGCGGCGCCGGAGGTGAGTTGATGCGGGAGTGGCTTGCTGAGGCGCCCGTGCCGGTGGTGCTGATGGAACGCACGGCGGCGGTCGGGGGCGTGCGGCGCAGCGTGGAGTCGGTGATCACCGATCACGCCGACGGCACTGCGATGGCCGTGCACCACCTCGTCGGGCTCGGACACCGGCGAGTCGGGGTGGCGCTGAGCAAGGACTCGCCCCACGTGCAGCAGATCCGCGCCGGATGGCGCGCTACCTGCGACGACCACAGTCTCGATTCCACCGGCGTGGTGGACCGGTCCATCCCGGATCGGCGCCAACCGGACTTCGAGGACGCGATCGATTCGATCATCGACGAGGTGGCGGCCACGGGCACCACCGCCTTGCTGGTGCACTCCGACCCCGAGGCGATCCGGCTGATTCAGCGTGCCGAGGAGCGCGGGATCAGCGTGCCCGGCGACCTCTCGGTGGTCTCCTATGACGACCAGGTGGCGGCGATGACCGCTCCTGCTCTGACCGCCGTCCGGCCGCCGCGGCGGACCATCGGACGGACCGCTGTTGGACTGCTCGCCGCCCGGATGGCCGACCCCGGCCGGCCGGTGCATCGGGTGCTGGTCAGCCCGACCTTGATGGTGCGCGACTCGAGCGGGCCGCCGAGCCCCTGACGGAAGACTCCGCTGTGCCCGTGGGTTGCCTGAGTGTCGTCCTGCGGCGAATCTGCGACATTCAGGGAACCCACGCGGCGACGGTCGACCTCAATTCGGGTGTCGCACGTCGACCACCACGCGCATGGGGTCAATCAAGGAGAACACGCGGAAGTTGGCGCGTTCGTGGCCGACGCCCAGGTGAAGGACGTGAGACCCGCCGGTCGGTTCCTGGTAGTCGATGTCGGTGATGGCGGCTCCGGGTGGGTCGACCTCGGGCGTCTCGGCCCAGACGCCATCGTCGGAGACGCGCGGGGAGGCGCCGATGATGGAGACTTGCAGGATGTCGGCGCCGGTGATGGGAATCTCCTCGCCCGTACCTTCCGTGCCCGCGCAGTCGACATACGCCACGTAGAGTCCCGGATCGCCGTTGTAGCCATGGGGAAGGGTGTACTCGGCGACGAACCGGTCGAACCCGTCGTGCCCCGCGGTCCGGAGCTCGACGAGCTCGAGACCACCGCCACTCTGTTCCTGAATCTGACTGGCATAGTCGTAGGGCACGAACTCGCCCGGCTCGGGTCTCGGCAGCGAGTAGTCCATGTCGTCGGCATAGGTGAGCTCGCCTCTGCACCCGGAGCCCGAGTCATCGGGAGTCGGAGCTGGTGTGGGCGGGTCAGCGGACTCCGGCTCCGCAGGTTCGGAGGATTCGCCCGGTGCGCCCGACGCGTCCGGCTCACTCGCAGTCGTGGGTGCTGTACTCGATGTGCCGGTACCTGCCGAGGGCGAGGAGTCATCCGATCCCGTGCACCCAGCCACCAGCGCTGCGGCTGCGGTGGCGGAGGCGATGAGCCCCACTCCGCGCGTGCCAATCCCCTTCGGCCGACCCCACATGGTCCCTAACGCTAGGCCGCTACGCCTGACCTGTCGACCGCCGCCCCGATCTCGCTACGCGCTTTCGCTCTCATCCGGGGAGCCGATCGGCCGGCGAGTCCGTCTCTCCCGAGGGACAGGTAGCTCGTCCACGTCGTCAGGCTCCCCCGGACAGTGGTTCCGGCTGCCGACCGAACTTCGTGGCGGCGACATAGGTAAGAAGCTGCGTCGGCGCTTGGAAGCTGGGTCGATCGGTTGCTGCCTGGTGCGAACACAGGGAACGTCTGGCAGCTGGCACTGCCGTACTGACCTCCCGCTACTCCGGCTCGTCCGTCGGCGCCAGGTAGGCGATCTCCGGCACCTCGTGGGTGCCCGCGTGATGCACCTGAACACCGGCCAGTCGCGCGCCAGCACCGGTGAGCTCGATCCGGATCCGGTGCGTGGTGACCGGCGGGTGGGCGTGAATGCGTCGGTGCCCGATGGTCCGCCCCTCGGCGAGCACGGGCCCCTCCGCTCCATCACCAGAGGTCCCGACGGCGACCGCCCGGTGCGCGCTCACCCGTTGCCCGTCGTTGAGGTACTCAGCCAGATCCAGGTGATCGAAGGTCACCGGAGCCTCGAAGACCACCTCCCAGACGCCGTCGGCGATCTGCGACAGCTCGCCCGGCACGGGCGAGGCGAACCGGCGGTCCAGCTCGGCGCGCCACTCCCGCAGGCGCGTCACATCGGCGTCGTCGATCAGGCCGCGCGTATCCGGCGGCACGTTCAGCAGCAGGTTCGCGCCCATCCCGACCGACCGGTAGTAGATCGCGAGCAGGTGGTCCACGCTCTTCGGCTCATCGTCGGCCGCCCAGAACCACCCCTGCCGGATCGAGACGTCTGCCTCGGGCGGTACGTATCTGGCCGCACCGAGGTCGATCACCGCGTCGGTGTAGTTGTCCAGGCTGGCGGAATCGACGGCGTAGCGCACCGGATCGCCAGCCAGACCGTCCTCGTTGCCGATCCATCGGATCGTGGGAGTGCCCATGTTGAACACCATCGCCCCGGGCTGCAGTTCGGCCGTCAGCGCCAT
Protein-coding sequences here:
- a CDS encoding hydroxyacid dehydrogenase, which produces MATIRPHTTLVMARGTFERQFGPEEYHRLESLATLGDPAYIPDLAAVGPERLALTEVLLTSWGCPPITDTDLDAMPRLRAVLHAAGSVRALLPPSVHSRGIAVATAAEQNAVPVAEYTLAAVILAGKRALPLAAEGRLNPGTWESSFETSQLSNHGRRIGLVGFSKIGRRVLELLRVLDHGPILVADPMADPAEVRRLGGELAPLDVVLAQSEILSLHAPLLPETQGMIGADQLAQMPAGGTLINTARGALVDHEALLSECASGRLDAILDVTDPEPLPAGHPLLALPNVTVTPHLAGSLGTETRRLTQFTLDGLEAFVAGQPVPGAVTDESAQVSA
- a CDS encoding LacI family DNA-binding transcriptional regulator, which encodes MTQTTGDDPRLAGASSRQAEVLAAVTERGMIRVTELAAELGVTPVTVRRAVGELADAGLVRRVHGGATAVGPRPSTAARRTGTWPVAGSAVGSGSAGMLVPSLDYYWPDVARGAEEEAQRLGLRVTLRGSVYHAPDERGDVQRLIDAGARGLLMAPTLRGAGGELMREWLAEAPVPVVLMERTAAVGGVRRSVESVITDHADGTAMAVHHLVGLGHRRVGVALSKDSPHVQQIRAGWRATCDDHSLDSTGVVDRSIPDRRQPDFEDAIDSIIDEVAATGTTALLVHSDPEAIRLIQRAEERGISVPGDLSVVSYDDQVAAMTAPALTAVRPPRRTIGRTAVGLLAARMADPGRPVHRVLVSPTLMVRDSSGPPSP
- a CDS encoding AMIN-like domain-containing (lipo)protein is translated as MDYSLPRPEPGEFVPYDYASQIQEQSGGGLELVELRTAGHDGFDRFVAEYTLPHGYNGDPGLYVAYVDCAGTEGTGEEIPITGADILQVSIIGASPRVSDDGVWAETPEVDPPGAAITDIDYQEPTGGSHVLHLGVGHERANFRVFSLIDPMRVVVDVRHPN
- a CDS encoding alpha-L-fucosidase, encoding MTASKLIAHSPSVPRPTDAQLAWQGLELGVFFHIGVNTFAGREWSDGTLPAESFAPTRLDAAQWVRTAAEAGARYVVLTAKHHDGFCLWPTATTDYSVASSPWRDGRGDLVAEVAAACREQGIGLGLYLSPWDRHAPEYPDPAAYDALYLAQLRELCTNYGELVELWFDGAGSAGRSYDWESIMALTAELQPGAMVFNMGTPTIRWIGNEDGLAGDPVRYAVDSASLDNYTDAVIDLGAARYVPPEADVSIRQGWFWAADDEPKSVDHLLAIYYRSVGMGANLLLNVPPDTRGLIDDADVTRLREWRAELDRRFASPVPGELSQIADGVWEVVFEAPVTFDHLDLAEYLNDGQRVSAHRAVAVGTSGDGAEGPVLAEGRTIGHRRIHAHPPVTTHRIRIELTGAGARLAGVQVHHAGTHEVPEIAYLAPTDEPE